The Nostoc sp. NIES-3756 DNA window TTGGAGGAAAAGCGCCAAACTATCCGCCAAACCCAAATCCTCGACTTTTACCCAGCCACAGAGCAGATTTCTGATATTGGTGGATTAGATAACCTCAAAGATTGGTTATTGCGTCGCGGTGGTTCCTTTAGCGATCGCGCCCGTCAGTATGGCTTACCCCATCCACGGGGGTTATTATTAGTAGGGATTCAAGGTACTGGTAAATCCTTAACAGCAAAAGCGATCGCTCATCATTGGCATTTACCCCTACTGCGCCTAGATGTCGGGCGATTATTTGGCGGTTTGGTGGGTGAATCAGAATCTCGCACTCGGCAAATGATTCAAGTAGCAGAAGCCCTCGCTCCCTGCGTTTTGTGGATTGATGAAATCGATAAAGCTTTTTCGGGACTGGGTAGTAAAGGTGATGCAGGTACTACCAGCCGTGTATTTGGTACATTTATTACTTGGTTAGCAGAAAAAACTTCCCCAGTGTTTGTTGTCTCCACCGCCAATAACATCCAAGCCTTACCACCAGAAATGCTGCGTAAAGGGCGATTTGATGAAATTTTCTTTGTTGGTTTACCTACCCAAGAAGAAAGAAAAGCCATCTTTAACGTCCATTTATCCCGACTGCGCCCCCACAATTTGAAAAATTATGACATTGATCGGTTAGCATACGAAACACCAGATTTTTCTGGTGCAGAAATTGAGCAAACATTAATTGAAGCCATGCACATTGGCTTCAGTCAAAACCGTGATTTCACAACCGATGATATTTTAGAAGCCGCTAGCCAGATTATCCCCCTAGCACGCACAGCTGTAGAACAGATTCAGGAACTACAAGAATGGGCAGCAGGCGGGAGAGCGCGTCTAGCTTCAAAACAGAGTCCGTTAAGTGACACCTTCGGCAAACTACGCTAACAATATACAGTTGACAGTTGACAGTTGACTGTTAACTGTTGACTATTGACTATTGACTGATGAGGTTTTAAATCATGTTTTCCGCTTTACTCAAATTTATATTAGGAATATTATTAGCGATCGCAGTTTTATTAGGTAGCGGCGTTGCTGTAGGACTGTACTTTTTCAACAGAACTTCTATACCTCCTACCAAGCCTATCTTTGCTAACGATAATCCCACACCCAAAGACTCAGACAAAAAACAAGATAAGACAGAACCTACCTCTAAACCCGAAGCTACACCAGAAGCTTCTGCTACACCCACTCCCTCCGAAACTTCCACAGAGAAAGCAGAAGAATTACCAAAAGGCGCTTATCG harbors:
- a CDS encoding AAA family ATPase, whose translation is MNFREEFKLLLRARYPLIYIPTYEEERVETAIREEAANQGNRPVYTWDFVEGYQGNPNDVGFGRRNPLQALEFLEKLPASAPAVLILRDYHRFLDDVAIARKLRNLARLLKSQPKNIVLLSPRIAIPDDLTEILTVVEFPLPSAPEIKTEVERLLQATGNSLSSKVTDDLVRSCQGLSMERIRRVLARAIASHGELQPEDVDLVLEEKRQTIRQTQILDFYPATEQISDIGGLDNLKDWLLRRGGSFSDRARQYGLPHPRGLLLVGIQGTGKSLTAKAIAHHWHLPLLRLDVGRLFGGLVGESESRTRQMIQVAEALAPCVLWIDEIDKAFSGLGSKGDAGTTSRVFGTFITWLAEKTSPVFVVSTANNIQALPPEMLRKGRFDEIFFVGLPTQEERKAIFNVHLSRLRPHNLKNYDIDRLAYETPDFSGAEIEQTLIEAMHIGFSQNRDFTTDDILEAASQIIPLARTAVEQIQELQEWAAGGRARLASKQSPLSDTFGKLR
- a CDS encoding SH3 domain-containing protein: MFSALLKFILGILLAIAVLLGSGVAVGLYFFNRTSIPPTKPIFANDNPTPKDSDKKQDKTEPTSKPEATPEASATPTPSETSTEKAEELPKGAYRGKITWNQGVSLRSEPTQDSERVGGAGFNEKIIVLEESPDKVWKKVRVESSKIEGWTKVGNLEKVEE